The Microcoleus sp. FACHB-672 DNA segment GTTCGTAATAAAAACAGAGGGATTGAGATTTGCGATCCATCTGTGCTAAGGCGTTAATGGCTGTGTCAAAATGTCCGAGGGAGGAAACAACCAGGCCGGCTACAATTAGCAGCAATAAGATGCCCATGTAGCGGAAAAATTGGCGGATATTGATTTTGACGCCCCATTTGAATAGCAAAACGCCAATTCCTGCCGCAACGCCTAACCCAACAAGCGCACCTAAAGCCGGAATAAAACCTTGTTGAAATTTTGCAACAACAAACAAAACCGTTTCAAAGCCTTCTCTTAAAACGGCAATGAAAATTAAGCTAAAAACCCCCCAACCGGCACGGCTATTGTTTTGAAGCGCAGCACTCACTGCGCCTTCTACTTGGGCTTTCATAAACCGCGCTTGCTTGGTCATCCACACCAACATCCAGCTGAGCATGATAATTGCTAGAACGCTGAATACGCCCTCTAGCAACGGCTCAATAATCGGTGCATATTGCTGGTTGGCAGTGCCTAAAGCTTGAATCATCACGCCAAACAGCAACCCCACCAGCGCACTCGCAACAATTCCTGCGATGACGCCGGCATAAACCCAAGGATTTAACTGGCTTGCTTTTGCTTTTTTCAAACAAGCCAGGACAATGCCCACTACGAGAGCAGCTTCAACCCCTTCTCGTAGGGTGATGACAAATGTAGGTAAAGCAGAACTAAAATCCATGATTTAGAAGGTTATTTCACCACTTTTTGGCTGTTCTGCCCAATGGTTGCAATCAATTGAGAAACCTGTTCTGGGGTTTTCACCGGCGCTGCGGGTGCAGTGACAGAAGGCCAAGCTTTTGTGAGTTCACTCAAGCTAGTTTGAATCTGTTTATGAGCATCTGGGTTTTCTTTAGCCACTTGCTCAGAAATATTTTTATACAGCGTATTGGCATAGTTCACAAAGCCGCGAGAATCTTGATACTCAATATCGGCGGTAATTTTATTATTAGCAACTGCTGCTCCATATTCAGCATCAGCCGCTTCTAACAATCCATTGATGACTTGCAACACAAATTTAGGAGATGTGCGTTGCGCTTCTGGAAGTCCCTCAATTGCTCCATCTACCGCTTGCATGGAAGTCTCAAAATTCGCTCCAACTTTTTCATTCTTAGGATTTGATTTGAGTTGATCTTGCAACCCAATTAAAGTTGTTTTAAATTCTTTAACGTTGCGTTCTTGCAGTTGTTCTTCCACATCCACGTAAATTTCTTCAACGGGGTGGCCGATATGAGGTTCGGCTTGTTCGGGTTTTTGTTGATCTAAAAGTTCTTTGGCAACGATCAGGTGTCCTTTCATTAGACCTAATTTGGTCATATAATCGACATCTTTCGCTTCGCCGGTGAGAACAATATCTTCAATGGTGACCTGATCTTTAATTTGGTCAAATTGTTGCTGATTAATGACTTTTTTAGAAACTAAGTCCTCTGGAGAACCATAAGGACGACTCGCTTGAATTTTATTAGACAGCGCCGGCACACCTAGTTGCGCTTCAAATTTATCTAACTCAGACAGAATAGCGGTGTTAATGTTAACTTTCTTCTTGCCGCCGGCATGACCACTGTGATCCGTTGTTTCCGTATTCGTTGCGGCAGTTGTTGCTGCCGGCGTTGTTTCAGTCGCGGTGTTATTAGTGGTATTAGCATCATTACAACCGACAAGCGTTACTAAGCCGGCAGTTGCAACAGTCAGAAATAAAGAGCGAAAGCCTAACATAGGATTAATTTCACAAAATTTACACGAACTTGCAAAAAAGGCTTCTAACAGCAGGATGATATAGAACCTTTGCGGAATTCATTCTCTAGCTAGTGAGAAATTTTGTCAACTGATACCTGCAAATTCCCAAAAACCCGCAACTAAGCCGGTTTAATCACCTCAAACTGCCCCATACAGCCGTGTTCAGCCATCGCATCCTGGTGAGGGTGAAACATAAATTTCCCTGGAT contains these protein-coding regions:
- a CDS encoding FTR1 family iron permease, which encodes MDFSSALPTFVITLREGVEAALVVGIVLACLKKAKASQLNPWVYAGVIAGIVASALVGLLFGVMIQALGTANQQYAPIIEPLLEGVFSVLAIIMLSWMLVWMTKQARFMKAQVEGAVSAALQNNSRAGWGVFSLIFIAVLREGFETVLFVVAKFQQGFIPALGALVGLGVAAGIGVLLFKWGVKINIRQFFRYMGILLLLIVAGLVVSSLGHFDTAINALAQMDRKSQSLCFYYERFAKVHSCVLGPIVWNTTKILPEDRFPGLLFNALFGYTDKLFLVQALGYGIFIITIGGIYFQSLADRVFFPFLKSRQSAKESVSSQRD
- a CDS encoding helix-hairpin-helix domain-containing protein, which gives rise to MLGFRSLFLTVATAGLVTLVGCNDANTTNNTATETTPAATTAATNTETTDHSGHAGGKKKVNINTAILSELDKFEAQLGVPALSNKIQASRPYGSPEDLVSKKVINQQQFDQIKDQVTIEDIVLTGEAKDVDYMTKLGLMKGHLIVAKELLDQQKPEQAEPHIGHPVEEIYVDVEEQLQERNVKEFKTTLIGLQDQLKSNPKNEKVGANFETSMQAVDGAIEGLPEAQRTSPKFVLQVINGLLEAADAEYGAAVANNKITADIEYQDSRGFVNYANTLYKNISEQVAKENPDAHKQIQTSLSELTKAWPSVTAPAAPVKTPEQVSQLIATIGQNSQKVVK